In Zingiber officinale cultivar Zhangliang chromosome 1A, Zo_v1.1, whole genome shotgun sequence, a genomic segment contains:
- the LOC122019683 gene encoding 7-deoxyloganetin glucosyltransferase-like: MERSTKAHLVCMAVPAQGHINSMLNLAKVLHSKGSFITFVNTEFVHRRFLKNPESLSSLDGLPDFRFASIPDGVSPSNDGDEHKQDIPNLSLAIKNNCPAPFLKLLSSMNDPNSGVPPVNCVISDCFASFTLDATTKLGIPNVFYCASSVCGFMDFYYCKDLMERGIIPLKSEDDLTNGYLDTVIDWRPGMIDVPMRDLTSFIRTTNRNDILLNFIIDETHASHQATAIIFNSFSELESPLLNACSSMLPSVFDIGPMCLLSQYISNDSSIPSFGRLNLWKEDLGCLEWLDEKEPGSVLYVNFGSMANLTSKQLLEFAWGLANSACPFLWAIRPDLVEGDTALLPQEFSEMTKGRSFITSWCPQQRVLSHAAVGGFLTHCGWNSTTESICAGVPMICWPFFSDQQINCRYICSVWKIGMEINEDVEREEVARLIEEMMRGQKGKEMKKAAMEWKEKAFEAAKPGGGSWINLERLIKEIITKE; the protein is encoded by the exons ATGGAGCGCTCAACCAAAGCTCATCTCGTGTGCATGGCAGTCCCTGCTCAAGGCCACATCAACTCCATGCTCAACCTCGCCAAAGTCCTCCACTCCAAGGGCTCCTTCATCACCTTTGTCAACACCGAGTTCGTCCACCGTCGCTTCCTCAAGAATCCCGAATCACTCTCCTCCCTCGACGGCCTCCCTGACTTCCGCTTCGCCAGCATCCCCGACGGGGTCTCGCCCTCCAACGACGGCGACGAACACAAACAAGACATTCCTAATCTCAGTCTAGCAATCAAAAACAACTGCCCTGCTCCATTTCTCAAGCTTTTATCTTCAATGAACGATCCGAACTCTGGTGTGCCTCCTGTTAATTGCGTGATCTCAGACTGCTTCGccagctttacccttgatgccaCCACCAAATTGGGGATCCCTAACGTATTTTACTGCGCATCAAGCGTGTGTGGCTTCATGGACTTCTACTACTGCAAGGATTTGATGGAGAGGGGAATCATCCCATTGAAAA GTGAAGATGATCTTACAAATGGTTACCTGGATACCGTCATTGATTGGAGACCAGGAATGATAGACGTCCCCATGAGAGACTTGACAAGTTTCATACGAACCACCAACCGTAATGATATATTGCTCAATTTTATCATTGATGAGACTCATGCATCTCACCAAGCCACAGCAATCATCTTCAACTCGTTCTCCGAATTAGAATCACCACTTCTTAACGCATGCTCATCGATGCTACCTTCAGTGTTCGACATCGGCCCCATGTGCCTGCTTTCTCAGTACATTTCTAATGATTCATCAATCCCATCGTTCGGTAGATTAAACCTTTGGAAAGAGGACTTGGGTTGCTTGGAATGGTTAGACGAAAAGGAACCGGGTTCTGTGTTGTATGTCAACTTTGGTAGCATGGCAAACTTGACGAGTAAACAGCTCTTGGAGTTCGCATGGGGTCTGGCCAACAGTGCATGCCCGTTCCTTTGGGCTATTAGACCGGACCTTGTTGAGGGCGACACGGCGTTGTTGCCACAAGAGTTCTCGGAGATGACCAAAGGAAGGAGCTTCATCACAAGCTGGTGCCCGCAACAGAGAGTGTTGTCTCATGCCGCAGTTGGAGGTTTCTTGACACACTGCGGATGGAATTCGACAACGGAGAGCATATGCGCAGGAGTTCCCATGATCTGCTGGCCATTCTTTTCGGATCAGCAAATAAATTGCAGGTACATATGCTCTGTTTGGAAAATTGGGATGGAGATTAATGAAGATGTAGAGAGGGAAGAGGTGGCGAGATTAATCGAGGAGATGATGAGAGGGCAGAAggggaaggagatgaagaaggCGGCAATGGAGTGGAAAGAGAAAGCATTTGAGGCAGCCAAACCTGGTGGAGGATCTTGGATAAATTTGGAGAGGCTTATCAAGGAGATAATTACAAAAGAGTGA